The sequence below is a genomic window from Oreochromis niloticus isolate F11D_XX linkage group LG3, O_niloticus_UMD_NMBU, whole genome shotgun sequence.
GCTGAAGGTCAGACACCGTTTGTTATTTGActagcttttatttatttatttttaatcgtTATTTTAACCCTCTCAGGCTCAAATTAAGTTTTAGTTGCTAATGCACAACCAAGTCCTGCAGTGGTACTTCTGAGtaaaaaaaactcataaaatatgtatgtggggtaatcaggttgttagtgttttaactgttgcaaatcTGCAACGCCTGCCTTGAGAGGGTTAAACCAAAAAGAAGCTAAAAgtcaaaaatattttctttaggcAATGGCTGATTCTGATGGAGGAAGTAGTGAAGATGGGAGTCTCAGCAAGAGCAAGGTATCATCTATCTCATTTTATTCACTGTTACACATTCCCGGCTGTTTTACATCCATATGTCTTGCATGTAGCTTCACCTCCGGTATTTCTTATAGAAAAAGAACAAGACATTCAGAATGTCCCACTTGTCCAGGAGAGGGTCAAAGGTACGCTACCAAAAACAGTTTCCCTGCTTCTTTCTGTGTGACTGTTTCTCATTTTAATGCCAAGGATTCTCACCTTTTAGAGCAAGTCTCCTGATGACATAAATAACGGGAAGAGCAACACGCCGCCCCTCACGAGTAAATCATCCAAGGTAACACTAGATTGTCCAAATTCTCTGTGGTTGGGCAATATTAAAGGATAAAACTGGGAAAAAGGGAAAACATTATTCTAGgaagaacaaataaaattatCAATGCTTTTAGAAATGGTTCAAGTGGGAAACATTCCTGTGTCTCGGGTGATCTGTGCCTTGGGTAACCTTTCAACTGCTAGGCAAAtctgtaaaccactacactccCAATAGTTTAGAATTTCCTTAAAGTTTTATAGttaaagtaataaatattaataaaaccTGGGCATGCCATTTGCTTGCTTCACTGTAAAGTTGGTCATTATTAGATTCCTAGCGAACACACTAATTTAAAAGTGTCGTTCTTATTTTCAGGAACAGTTTTCAGAGCTGCACATGTCTGCAGAAGAGCTTGAAGATAACAAGGAGATGGACTACAAAGTATAGATTATGTTCCTCCCTCTTCTAACATTTCAGTAGAATTCATAACTTTGTTCATTAACAGCATGTTTGTATTACCAGAAGAAAACTGTGAAGCCAAAGGTTAGTCACCTGTTTAGGAGACCATCTGCCAATTCTCCTGTGATGGAGGAAAAGGACATGAATGGACATTCACCTTATGCATCAAAGGTAGGTTGTGTGAATGTGTAGTTAGTATGGATACATGAATTTCCCCCAATTTTTGTGTAAATGctttgagttgctgccatgtgattggggCCTGATATCTGCATTAACAATGGATAATGTGCATTTTACAGGGGGCAGCTTTGGAGCAAAGCAGTGGTGAAGAGGGGGAAGAAGGGGAAACTCACGGAGAGGTTCATGCTCTGaaatttgtttgcttttgttatgCTTATGTTAAATAACAGAGTCTGCAGACTGCCGTGCATTTTAAGAAATCTGGTCTTTTCTCTCTCCAGAAAACCAAAAAGTCATTGAAAGTGAAGTTTGTGCCACGCAGAGGATTCGTCATTGCTCCAGTTAAGGTattacttacacacacacacacacacacacacacacacacacacacacacacacacacacacacacacacacagcactatTTAAATTTCAGATTCTACTGCTTTGTAAGTAAAAATCATgtgatttgcaaaaaaaaacagtttaaaaaaaatgcaaaaatgttttaaacCATTTTCTCTTCAGACAAATGATGATTCAAAGGGAGCTCATGGTTATACACCTCATAAAGGCTCAAAGGTAGGAGTGTGTAAACTAGGACTCCTGTAGTTTGGACATTGCATGTGATGTTGCTCAAATGTCGTATTTGTGGTATGAAGGCATTTCACATTCTTgaaattgttgttttttccatgTAGGAGAAATCACATGACGGAGCTTTTGGTGCACATGGCTACACACCTGATAAGAAGGTAATAGTCAGATCTGGCTTGCATAAACCTGTCTTCTATAACTCAGTGTCCTGTTTATAACCAGTTTGCTTACCCTttaaaaaaggcaaagaaacaGAGTTGtcatggttttgtttttaagcaCTTTTTATAGTAGAATGAAAATAAGTAAATCGGTACATAAAAAAGATGTATTCTTAACTAACCTAATTGTCATTACTTATAATATTATGTTTAGTTTTTGTAATGAATTACTATTTTTGATTACATTCCATATTAATTACTATTTAGAAACCTTGTAGTTTGAAATGGTATTTGATGTAATGAAGCCTTGTAATCACTCTGTCATCACTCTGCCCACCAATATTGTCATATTGTGACGTTAACATCAGAACTGATAAATTAAATTATCACATGAGATGGGAAATTCAAATTGCAAGCTTACCAGGAGTTGTACCAATGAAAGGGGAAATATTTTCTTCTATCTTACTATAATACACGGAATCTGTTTGCCTGCAATTAAGAGTTGCGCAATAAAATTTGACATGCATATTTTGGCTCCTTGAAAATTATCTCTATCATATTATGTCTTCATGTTGCCAAGCAACCACCTACCTACCAACGGGCTTAAACTGTACTCTTTATAGCATTGTATGATATTGAATTTCACAACGCTAAGATGTTGTTTATAGCCACAAAATTAGAACGATGCCTCCTATGATACGTgttgttgcctagcaaccacctgACAATGGACTAAAATCACAGACCAAGTAATACTGCGCCATGAGCATGTACTAGTATTATTGAATGCATGAGTTAAATGTGACTCAGTGAACCCACCTTAAATCTTAATAGGacaagtttgctttgtttggaTTGGCCGTCTTTCATTTCATACTTTAGAGATGATTGTGTCCtctaaagtttaaaaagatTATTGGATTATGCAAACTTAAGTTATTGGTTTCCTCTGAAGGGGAAAAATAAGCCTTCTGTATCGCCTTTAGTAGCTTTTGTATGCTTTGTGAATGACTTGTCCTCAGCAGGATTTAGTTACAGCTTTATGGGTGAATTCATAACAGATTGAATATTCAGgaattttattataatatttttgcTCTGAGTAATACTGTCTGGATTCAGGATGAGTGATGAGTTTTTGATTTCTGATTTTCATAAAGTTTCTTCTTTTCTTAATCTGATAAAGACCAGCTGGTGTGCAGAGGAGCTAGAAAGTGAAGAGCTACATGAAATGGAGGACTGCAAACCGGTattttagatttagatttttttttttttattattattttaaatttctcatatttgtgttttgtaaCAGTACCAtaaaatctttgaaacaagGTATGATGCAACAAAAAGAGCAATttggacagttttttttttttttttgccgagtAACTTGGAAAAATGATTCTGATCTATTCATGCTGTTAAATACATCTTTGTGCCATCACcatgacaaataaaattgtctTTTCCCTGTtagaaaaaatccaaacctaaACCTCCCCGTCCTGTGCCACGAAAACCTAAGACAGCCAAGGGACAGAGCGAGCCAATCGGATTCAGCTACCACACACCCCAGCAGGCATCAAGTGTATGTTTATCGAACAAACATTGGCATAACACACTATTGCTAACACTTATTGAGCTTTgggtttcatttatttatttcgcGCAGAATGTGTTTGCCGAGGACTACACGGCAGACAGAGATTTCAGGAGTCCCGGAGAGATGTATGATGAAGATGAACAAGATGAAGTGGACTTCTACAAACTGGTACTCATTTCACTTTGATTTACTTCTATTGCTTTCTTTTGCCATCATGTAATATATGACTGAAAAATACTTGTTTTTTCTCCCCTGCCAACAGAAAAAGACCTCAAAACTTCCAAAGTCCCCCAAAAAAGttcccaaaaaactgaaacgCAAGGTTTGCTAAACTTTTCAGgagtttttcttattgctgtcTGGTCTTCAGGTACAAGACCGCATCATtactctgttgttttttttatagggCAAAGTCACACATGCAGAGAGTGAAGATCCACCAGGAGCTAGCAACTACCTATCAGAGGCTGCTAGGGTGAGTTCACGGCTTTTAACATGAACAAAACTGAATCTCCAAacgttgaatctgttcatctggacgtagcgttttgtgggagaaacgtttcgtcactcatccaagtgacttcttcagtctcagctgactgcaggtttccccaaaccttataaacagtacatttgtataatgactgaaaccagcccactgaaggaacaatgggctgtgaggtcagttccttaatcataattatgcaaattctcatgaccattgatcaacaatcactgaccaaaacccactgatcaaagaacactgatcaatgtccatgagtaccattcacagagagttggggaatggctgcaatcacagcattgtaagatggcgaaagatgtacccttaggccccctcctcgattcagagatggtctttcccttttcacgtaaatggcctccttggtagctcttctgtgttgtgtcatccgcttcgctagaggttgtttggtttccccgatgtataaatcctggcaatcctcctggcacttaacagcgtacactatgttactctgtttgtgtcgggggacccgatccttggggtggaccaatttttggcgcagcgtattttggggtttaaaagccacagagatgtggcgtttagaaaaaatgcgtctcaactgttccgatactcctgacacatatgggatcactacaggttttcgcttgggcagcggttgtccttctctcctggatcggctggagctttctttaggtgtctttccagctttgacaaaagtccagctgggataaccacatttactcagggccttctacgtttctcccacaaaacgctacgtccagatgaacagatgcaacttttggagatttactttcctggatgattgagaatgcatcaagacaaacaaaactgaatgttACAAAAGTACTTTTACTTACACAGCAATGAACAGTGTGTCCATAACTATTATCTAGTCAAACCAGTATTAATGTCCTCATAAGAAGCATTTGCTTCCTCTCAGGTTATTCTGGGTTGTGATACACATTCTTGACTTGGCTTTGAGTTTCATAACAACTTCAGGCTCAGTTAAAAATTTCCCATTGAATCATCTTCATGGAGAATTTTACctttaatctttaaaataaCAATGCTGTCATGGTAAACTTTGAACACATATCAGTGCTGGGTACAGCGTTGTTACCAGTTTTGCTATTTTACACTAATAACTCTGTTCTAAGCTTAATTTAGTAAATCAAGAGTGTGTTGCTGTGACAGAACCGAAGCCTAAAACAGGATCAAACAAATTGTTCTGAGTGATTTCCTTTCCTTGCCTTAAGGACACTTTGTCGTTATTTATACAAGGCAAACTTTAGTTTCTCAGTCGTCGGCTGCTTTTTGACGGTGAAATGTTTTCGTCCTCACTGCTGCCTTCGTTCTGTTGCTCTCTGGACCACATTCCTTTGACATGCGGCCAGACTGGTTTAGTTGCATAGTCTGACACACCAACTGCAACTTGATATGTGCAAGGGCTCAGCTAATGCTATGTTTTGATAAGTCAtgtatgaatgtgtgctgcAGAGACTTGTTGACTCATTCACTGGTTTGTTTTTGGTCACGTCCACCCCTCCTTTCCATTTTAGGCAGAGTGGCGGGCTGCTCAGATGGATGAGCAGGCTTTGGCAGAAAATGAgactgaagatgatgatggggtcagtttttgttttcgttcttttttttttttaaacactgcagataCTCAGTTTTAAACAGGCTTGTTTACTGATCTTTCAAGTAAACTGTCATGCTTCATTTTCACAGGACACTGATAGTTTGATGGAGTGGTGGAACACAGTGGAGCGTGAGTCACAATCAGACTTGTTCACATTCAAATAAAGGAAGCTAACACTTTGACATATCTTCAAAGGTTAAATAACACCTGTTGCTTGTTTTGCATTACAGAATGGGACGAGGTGGCATCAGACGATGAGGAGATAGTCATGAAAGATGACTCCAAGTATGTGCAGTAATTTACAGCTTGATACCAGAAGTTAATGTTGTGGTAATCTGTTATTCAGTAAATAAGTATAGTTACTGAGAAAAAGATCTTATAACCCctcctttttaaaatattttttctaggCAAATGGGAAATGAGTGCAGTgtttattttgggggtttttttgttggttttttgaaatgtttaaaaacgcgtggaaatacagtaaataaggTGAACTAGTTTCTAATGTGGTTGAAAGTTAATTATCAGGTATGGACCACCTTTATTCCTTGTAATCGGCTGTACTCTCTTAATGAAGCTTTCTTATAAAAGCTCTTCTTTGCCCTGTTGGCTGCCTTCTGCTCTGTTCCCTGTCATTTTGATCCCATTGATGTCATTTTGATTTTATGGACAAACTACACACCATGCAGATGGAATTCTTTTATAATTTGTTGTGAATCATTTTGGTGGTGCAAAATTTAGCCTGGAAAAAATCTGTGATATTGGTTCACTTATATTCTGGCTAAACTGGGAGCCAGGAATATTGGCCTCTTCAGGTCAGGTTAGCAGACAAGCTGATGGGATCCCAGATGTTATTTGATCAAGAATCCGATTTTAACTCGCTGCTTCCAATTCTCTACTTTGGCTCTCAATTATTTCCCAGGTCGTTCACCATATTGGCAGACAAGGTTCATCGAGGCCTGCGTGTATTCAACAAGGTCTTCACAGAGCGAGCTGAGGTCCTTTGGCAGGACATCATCAAGCTCCACGCCattgctgatgacatcaacGAGTTCCACCAGAAAGCCAAGATTGCTGGCATCACTGGTGGCACCACCACAGCTGTGGGCGGTGTGACAGCTATTGCTGGCTTAGCTCTGGCACCCTTCACTTTTGGTGCCTCTCTGGTAATTACAGCTGTTGGTGTGGGTGTGGCGGCAGCTGGAGGAATAACTTCGGCCTCTGCAGCCATCTCGGACAATGTTAACAACATGCAGGACCAGAAGAAGGTAAGCTGCAGTTTTATAAAGCGCAGTGCCGTGGATCTCAGAGCAGTGTTTTTACTTCTCATTTGAGGATTtaatgcaacttttttgtaaaagctaaaaatgactaTCACGTCTCATCTCGTGCTTGAAcctgcctttttcttttctgactCTCTTTAGGTTGAGATAGTGCTGCAAGAGTATGAGactcacctgctggacatcaacAAAATCCTCCACTTTGTCAATGAGGGCTTGTACAAACTGCGAGGCCATCCGTTTCTCAGGTCTGGCACCCAGCATTACTCAGAGGACTGGGAGATCCGCAGGGCCGTCCAAATGATAAGCTTGGTCGACTCCCCCGTGATGCGAGCGACGGAAATAACTGACGGAGCGGTGGCCTCAGTGCAAGGACTCTTTAAAGGCATGGATAAGTACTTCACCAAGGACTCCAGGGAGCTGAAGAAAAGCTGCAAGACGGAGATGGTAGCTAGACTAAAACAAGTTGCAGCTGTGCTCAATGACACAATAGTGGAACTTAACACCATCAGAGAGGAGCTTCAGGAGACCACTGGAAGTATTTGAGCAACTCCAGCACATTGCTACTCATCTATAAAAGATTACCAACACCCTCTCCTGGCTCAGTGATGGAACTGTTGATTCATTTTGCACCTGCCATTAAATATGAAGTTTCAGACTGGTTTATTCTATTCGAGGTGCTTCGAGTAAATTACAACTGTGCTGCAAGGAATGCAACACATGTGACGCTTGTAATGATCACTTTGGCTGCAGACAATACAAtgcagtttcatgattgacttGATTTCATGATTAAAATGTTTGCAGTGGAAGTATTAGTAGTATTGTGTTTGGTAAATTTTACTCTCGCAactatttttttattatctgtAAGATCAACTTTAGTAATTGAAGAGCTGAACCCATTTTAATTGTTTAGAGAAAATGTGACAGTGCTTCATATTCACAATCAAAGAAATGTTTGGGTAATTTATTGAAtatgttaatttatttttaatatatcattgtactgctCTCCTAAAAACAAGCCTAAAGTTTATAAAGAGAAATAACCCATTTGCATGCGCattatgatgatttttttttattataatttttttttatactggTGATGTGTCACTATAATGCAGCTTTTAACtggtattttttttgtttgttgttgaatTATATTACATGGCATGGATTTGAGATGCTCTGTGCTGCAAGATATATTATAGATTCATATAGATTTTACTTTGTTACTTtaacattttccttttctgaCGAGTTATTCTGACTCTGTACATAGAGCAAccctttttcttcctttttttggtaATCTGAATGAGCCTCTATATTAACTGCTATATTGAACCTGACTATGAATAAAGGAAGGCTTTAGTTTGTGAATCTTCCTGCATTAGTTTTAACCTGAGTAAGATGTATTTGTCAAGAcagtgaaataaagaaatatgcTCGTGTAACACTGAACCTATGTGTACTTCTATAATTTGACTTGGCAAACCTAACATAAATAGACATGAAATTAGCATTAGAGCACAGTAAGTATATATTATGGTAGAATTAAAGACTTGGCCCACAGTTTGACGCTAGtttcttcattttgtgttttggcTGTCAAAAGCAAGTTGTAAAACTATAGaaaatttgctttaaaaatgaagtcttgaatagaaaaaataccaaaacaaataaaaatccaaagaaatgaacagGAAGCTGTTTTGTTAGTAAATTGGTTTGTAGGGTGGAGAAGTGTATTGGGGAGGAGCTAGAATAAAAAGTTTGTTTGCAACATTGTATCTGtgagtatttactgtcataatTAAAATGCTAGAATCAAATGTTTGGGTTACAGAACTgtgattcaaaaaaaaaaaaaaaaaaaaaaaaagacagtggaGGCACTCATTTTTCACCTCATATAATCTATCCAATAtactaaggctacgtccacacgtacacgggtatttttgaaaacggagattttccgttttcgtttttaaaactaatcccgtccacacgtaaacgcagaaatgaaggaaaacgctgctaggaacatgccaaagcagcaggtggcgatatattcctaaccgtgtagaaatgttggccaatcagaagtctaggagcctcggtgggaaatagtaaacaaagatggggcatagaagcagaaccgagtcgtatgtgtggagggacagtaactgtgtgtgtataagtaagcatttaaacaccgcagagagtacaattaacggtaacagtattgtagaaattaatttcaccgaaacaataacgtggcgcacagtgtgacgtcaaaaaaggcgcacacctatgacgctgcgttttctccgttttcctcgtccacacgtaaatgcaaaaacggagttttcgaaaatatccaccctggcaggcgtttttagaaatctccgttttcagtgaccgaaaacgccgtttacgtgtggacgaaaggtgcaaacgcatagaaaaatctgcgttttcaaaaatacccgggtacgtgtggacgtagcctaagacTCCTTCACAGGACAGCTAGTTTATTCCATCTTGTCTAGGTGACTGCTAATGCACACACTGAGTCATGTCTTTgtccaaaaatgaaaaatcaaaaaagctttaaaagatTCTGCTGTTAAGAAATATCATTTAAAAGAAAGGTGAGAAGAGCACACCTTATAGGTTAAGAATGTTTTAGCCATTAGCAGCTAACAATAAGACAACTTTAAGGTGTGAAAAATCATGATTCTTAATATTTCTtaatttcttaaaaaaacaacaacaacaacaaccaccacaGAGAGTAAAATATCAGAAAGTCCCTGTCCAACTGATGTGACACAAAGGTGAGTTCATATACTGGAAACTAAAAGCAATCATTTGTATTGACAATTTCAGCTGAAAGCTTCGCAACACTGACATCAAGTGGCATTAGACACACTCAACCAGTGTGCCATGGGGTAGGTAaggtattttgaggaatccaaAGAGTCAGAGGCTGATGAAAGAGCATTTAAAAGTACCACAGTGACACTGCTTAataattgaaaaagaaaacaaatctctAATGCACTTTGGGTCGACTTTTCTTGTTTAAATGTTCTAAAGGCTAGAAAAAAAGGAGACGTCCACACAAAAAGGTTCAGACAGTTTTCATAGGGCATGTTTgaggtgtgtgtttttttaattaaaaagaaaaattgatAGAAGCAAATTACTTTCAATACAATTCCATGCTATTCTGTTCAATTCatatagctccaaatcacaatgCTGTCGCCTAAAggttctttatattgtaagaaaacacagaaaaagccAGGACGGTCCcactgtgagcaagcacttttggtgacagtgggaaggagaaaaaaaacttttaacaggaagaaacctgcagcaAAACAAGGCTCAaggaggagcagccatctgccgtgaccggTTATTAGACAATCGCACTACCATTGATTCTGTACCAACATCAGTGTTGGTAGTGATACTGCAGATATCGGATACATCCCCCACATCTATTTGAATATAGTGGGAAGGATAGTAGAAAGGAGAATTAGAGCcacataaagaaaaacaaattattgatcattttgaggaaaaaaaagtcaaaatgtggAGATTACAGTTTTTGCTACTGCCACAGTTGCTATGACCTCTGAGTTAGTGAAATTGTACTTCAGAATCAGTTTTAGTGACAACAAAGgaaattattttccttttatcacataaacataaacttggaaaaatgcatttgtacaaaatgaaacattatcGATGATTAGACATCAGAAGAGGATGTACCATTATCACAAAATGTGCGTAGCTGGCCTAGCAGTTTATCTTCAAACAAGAAATGTAATCtgcacatttttttctctcaaagTAAAATTCTGAAGATAAAAGTCAAAACAGGACTTTTTCTACAATTAAAATTAGGACTTTAATCTCGAAattttgactttattctcaaaactatcaatatttttcttaatgtggTGCTAATACTCAATAAGTAAGAGGACAgagaatgttaaaaaaaagtcttagaAAACTAAGactaccattaaaaaaaaattaatctaatCCTTTTTAATCCTTTGGCAACTGAAATGAAGAAAACTGCTCAGTCAGTCAGCTCAAGTTTGATGCTCCAAGCAAAACTCAGTTAACCACGAGTAGGCTACAGTATGTTGAGAAATAAGGGCTGAAGGATTGTTGTGTAATCCTGCGGGATGACTTatgtgttaattaaaaaaaaggtatGACAGATGAAGAAAGGCCCACAAAGGGTGTTTATATCCAGGCCAAACAGTTTAGTGTTGCCCCTGTGGATGTTTAATGCTTAGTCAGCTCCACATTTCTGGGCACACATTCAAAACAAGCCCCAGGGAATGGGTAAAAGCAAAGCCACGGCCCTTATAAGTAACACGGTGCCGCAGGTAAAAACTGGTAGGTTTAATGAAAGCATGTCGTGTCACGTTCTGCCTTCTCACAGCGCTCACAGCTCTCAGGGTGTGGAGCAGTGACCCACTGACGCCAAGTAGTTGTTGTTTTCCAATGTTCTCCACTGTGCTGAAATCAGAGCACGGTGTGACTGCCTTGACGCCCCTCCCTTAATTCTGAAGAGGAAGCGCACCACTCTGCGGTGTACACGTCTGAAAACT
It includes:
- the si:cabz01007807.1 gene encoding uncharacterized protein si:cabz01007807.1 isoform X1 encodes the protein MREDAAENIEGGDGHGEATTSETASGERRRSIVELQNMLRRVSQSPFHNQYKGGEWSAAATDVTDNVEPQRNGVNGSSSRMNPFYAYYLNNVVLHYQENKGDITEDKRKKTSESVDWDSMFVPPPDFQNSPLDLPSENKTEENGGMFPEPKNNLFKSQNDNNDQDLFHRSVPSHNATANGFHDVTLNSPNLFKASPAHGQNLSKSFPSRSSDLFKGEEDDLFQAVKNEDLFETAWAKKAGTFDKPASTFVDPFTSPLNKEDDLFQTPKSAVANSFYTATEKVDDLFQSPQPFYTAPTKETDLFQADSTKEDRQDTKEKELVGLSFKENLSAFSTSSTNSVDPFASPITKDLFQDVSSLGDPFGSTPFTKYDPFQDVSSGTPDIFQRLPSRRKASKNIASNSSYSSLNSPSELKLDVPDASSSHVFKKSKAPPPVPPKPFQKPQEITLTTPQGTKHDILQPTPIIQAGDLSDSPGQSPSRMNNMQSFKRPPKPLPRIRHRRPERPPQPEKPPKPEIAPQLESPSEPEPSVPKVSPKPSFKNLKPITRRKQKTPEMKSVEPENYVVFEDILLIGQERCVEDWPDDSPQLDPNFKPSGTLRLRRESLKAMADSDGGSSEDGSLSKSKKKNKTFRMSHLSRRGSKSKSPDDINNGKSNTPPLTSKSSKEQFSELHMSAEELEDNKEMDYKKKTVKPKVSHLFRRPSANSPVMEEKDMNGHSPYASKGAALEQSSGEEGEEGETHGEKTKKSLKVKFVPRRGFVIAPVKTNDDSKGAHGYTPHKGSKEKSHDGAFGAHGYTPDKKTSWCAEELESEELHEMEDCKPKKSKPKPPRPVPRKPKTAKGQSEPIGFSYHTPQQASSNVFAEDYTADRDFRSPGEMYDEDEQDEVDFYKLKKTSKLPKSPKKVPKKLKRKGKVTHAESEDPPGASNYLSEAARAEWRAAQMDEQALAENETEDDDGDTDSLMEWWNTVEQWDEVASDDEEIVMKDDSKSFTILADKVHRGLRVFNKVFTERAEVLWQDIIKLHAIADDINEFHQKAKIAGITGGTTTAVGGVTAIAGLALAPFTFGASLVITAVGVGVAAAGGITSASAAISDNVNNMQDQKKVEIVLQEYETHLLDINKILHFVNEGLYKLRGHPFLRSGTQHYSEDWEIRRAVQMISLVDSPVMRATEITDGAVASVQGLFKGMDKYFTKDSRELKKSCKTEMVARLKQVAAVLNDTIVELNTIREELQETTGSI
- the si:cabz01007807.1 gene encoding uncharacterized protein si:cabz01007807.1 isoform X2 — translated: MREDAAENIEGGDGHGEATTSETASGERRRSIVELQNMLRRVSQSPFHNQYKGGEWSAAATDVTDNVEPQRNGVNGSSSRMNPFYAYYLENKGDITEDKRKKTSESVDWDSMFVPPPDFQNSPLDLPSENKTEENGGMFPEPKNNLFKSQNDNNDQDLFHRSVPSHNATANGFHDVTLNSPNLFKASPAHGQNLSKSFPSRSSDLFKGEEDDLFQAVKNEDLFETAWAKKAGTFDKPASTFVDPFTSPLNKEDDLFQTPKSAVANSFYTATEKVDDLFQSPQPFYTAPTKETDLFQADSTKEDRQDTKEKELVGLSFKENLSAFSTSSTNSVDPFASPITKDLFQDVSSLGDPFGSTPFTKYDPFQDVSSGTPDIFQRLPSRRKASKNIASNSSYSSLNSPSELKLDVPDASSSHVFKKSKAPPPVPPKPFQKPQEITLTTPQGTKHDILQPTPIIQAGDLSDSPGQSPSRMNNMQSFKRPPKPLPRIRHRRPERPPQPEKPPKPEIAPQLESPSEPEPSVPKVSPKPSFKNLKPITRRKQKTPEMKSVEPENYVVFEDILLIGQERCVEDWPDDSPQLDPNFKPSGTLRLRRESLKAMADSDGGSSEDGSLSKSKKKNKTFRMSHLSRRGSKSKSPDDINNGKSNTPPLTSKSSKEQFSELHMSAEELEDNKEMDYKKKTVKPKVSHLFRRPSANSPVMEEKDMNGHSPYASKGAALEQSSGEEGEEGETHGEKTKKSLKVKFVPRRGFVIAPVKTNDDSKGAHGYTPHKGSKEKSHDGAFGAHGYTPDKKTSWCAEELESEELHEMEDCKPKKSKPKPPRPVPRKPKTAKGQSEPIGFSYHTPQQASSNVFAEDYTADRDFRSPGEMYDEDEQDEVDFYKLKKTSKLPKSPKKVPKKLKRKGKVTHAESEDPPGASNYLSEAARAEWRAAQMDEQALAENETEDDDGDTDSLMEWWNTVEQWDEVASDDEEIVMKDDSKSFTILADKVHRGLRVFNKVFTERAEVLWQDIIKLHAIADDINEFHQKAKIAGITGGTTTAVGGVTAIAGLALAPFTFGASLVITAVGVGVAAAGGITSASAAISDNVNNMQDQKKVEIVLQEYETHLLDINKILHFVNEGLYKLRGHPFLRSGTQHYSEDWEIRRAVQMISLVDSPVMRATEITDGAVASVQGLFKGMDKYFTKDSRELKKSCKTEMVARLKQVAAVLNDTIVELNTIREELQETTGSI